A single Prevotella sp. E15-22 DNA region contains:
- a CDS encoding helix-turn-helix domain-containing protein, which translates to MKTLRYVCAIAIIVVTTLSILTSCSGKDDKNQNKIPPKKVCTHGDSLALAARFSGDFEHFLAVTDSLAEAGELSPIRADGYRGVAYFQMGQMDKCIETFRRVVETENPPAEDFWEYVHAGTNLVIMLTTDRDYDNAMRTALLLIEKLENVDSPDCAGELQTLYLCLGDTQMMLERHKDAAQSYNEVYKWVLQTPNDSTNRPLAASIETLENIAVSHLNHHMDEAGVWVDRMDSLVTLYEQQPKVIEKEVKALRALVTLHRAQVLQMRGQEAEAARYYAEYTKSDYAQRLDGRIDGCEYLMSARRYAEAADIYTNLDQFIREWGYDYDLETIGHNLLPKFRANYLSGRKDSALRVAMQIAEVYDSALVRQKRNESAELATIYDTQGKERKILEQRAENRLMTAISIAVTCLALLILAFAVYIFYQWRNSKKKNRVLVDQINETLEYKKKYRELKQKTQTSPLPLPEMEGSVNSQDEITNDKHVEEVTTSLPLREGQRGVSSVIISDMTELTDEQLFLCLRDLIENEQLFLKSDFGRQTLIEHTGLSKERIGAAFAQGSNSVSLPAYVRELRLDYAARLMNDQPDIAVELVSQASGFANADTFTRNFRAKFGMTPTTYKQTLNCDK; encoded by the coding sequence ATGAAAACTTTAAGATACGTCTGCGCAATAGCAATTATAGTCGTCACCACCCTTTCCATACTCACATCTTGCAGTGGAAAGGATGACAAAAACCAGAATAAAATTCCCCCTAAAAAGGTGTGTACCCATGGCGACAGCCTAGCCCTTGCCGCCAGGTTCTCGGGCGATTTCGAGCACTTCCTTGCCGTGACCGACAGTCTGGCCGAGGCAGGCGAGCTCTCGCCGATACGCGCCGACGGCTATCGTGGCGTGGCCTATTTCCAGATGGGACAAATGGATAAGTGCATCGAAACCTTCCGTCGCGTCGTCGAAACAGAGAATCCCCCTGCCGAGGATTTCTGGGAATATGTTCATGCAGGCACCAACCTCGTGATCATGCTGACCACCGATCGCGACTATGACAACGCCATGCGTACGGCCCTCCTACTGATTGAGAAGCTTGAGAATGTGGACAGCCCTGACTGTGCTGGCGAGCTGCAGACGCTCTATCTCTGTCTGGGCGACACACAGATGATGCTGGAGCGCCATAAAGATGCCGCCCAGAGCTATAACGAGGTCTATAAGTGGGTGCTGCAAACGCCCAACGACTCGACAAACCGTCCGTTGGCTGCCAGCATTGAGACCTTAGAGAATATCGCCGTCAGCCACCTGAACCATCACATGGACGAGGCTGGCGTATGGGTGGATCGCATGGACTCGCTGGTAACACTCTATGAGCAGCAGCCCAAGGTGATTGAGAAGGAGGTAAAGGCACTGCGCGCCTTGGTAACCCTCCACCGTGCACAGGTGCTTCAGATGCGTGGTCAGGAGGCCGAGGCCGCCCGCTATTATGCCGAGTATACCAAGAGCGACTACGCCCAGCGACTGGATGGACGCATCGATGGCTGCGAATATCTGATGTCGGCCCGTCGCTATGCCGAGGCTGCCGATATCTATACGAACCTTGATCAGTTTATCAGGGAGTGGGGCTATGACTACGACCTGGAGACCATCGGTCATAACCTGCTGCCAAAGTTCCGAGCCAACTATCTGTCTGGCCGCAAGGACTCTGCTTTGCGCGTGGCCATGCAGATAGCCGAGGTCTATGATTCCGCCCTGGTGCGACAGAAGCGCAACGAGAGTGCTGAGCTGGCCACCATCTACGACACGCAAGGCAAGGAGCGCAAGATTCTGGAGCAGCGTGCCGAAAACCGTCTGATGACGGCCATCAGCATTGCCGTTACCTGCCTGGCGCTGCTCATTCTGGCTTTCGCCGTCTATATCTTCTATCAGTGGCGCAACTCGAAAAAGAAAAATCGTGTGCTCGTGGATCAGATTAACGAAACACTGGAGTATAAAAAGAAGTATAGGGAGCTAAAGCAAAAAACTCAGACCTCCCCCCTGCCCCTCCCTGAGATGGAGGGGAGTGTAAACTCGCAAGACGAGATAACCAATGATAAACATGTGGAGGAAGTAACGACATCCCTCCCTCTCAGGGAGGGGCAAAGGGGTGTGTCTTCTGTCATCATCTCTGATATGACCGAGCTCACCGACGAACAGTTGTTCCTCTGCCTGCGCGACCTCATTGAGAACGAGCAGCTGTTCCTGAAGTCTGATTTCGGACGCCAGACACTCATCGAGCATACAGGTCTTTCAAAGGAACGCATCGGTGCCGCCTTCGCTCAGGGAAGCAATAGTGTATCACTGCCAGCCTATGTTCGTGAGTTGCGTCTCGACTATGCCGCCCGACTGATGAACGACCAGCCCGACATTGCCGTTGAGTTGGTGAGTCAGGCCAGCGGTTTTGCCAATGCCGACACCTTCACACGCAATTTCCGTGCGAAATTCGGCATGACGCCAACCACCTATAAACAAACACTAAACTGCGATAAATAG
- the dacB gene encoding D-alanyl-D-alanine carboxypeptidase/D-alanyl-D-alanine-endopeptidase, producing the protein MIKRLILGVLLSISMVVSAQIDTLSVGTDSIEQSLPWPQKMQVRLDSLMNDPMLDYTQLGLMVWDLTDDCPLFSYNQRQLLRPASTMKLLTAITALDCLGGNYQFRTSLYYTGEIVGRTLKGDLYCVGGMDPAFDGDDMWRFARALKDLQIDTICGCIIADVTMKDTLKWGEGWCWDDDNPTLSPLLVNRKDDFVNRLIVELMEADIAFEDVSLSRGKLPSDAKLVSERKRSIDQILQRMMKDSDNLYAESVFYQTAARNRLPGRAQDAARAERALLERAGVNSSAYRIADGSGLSLYNYLSAELETKILRYAFRHQSVYSHLLYSLPIAGEDGTLKKRMRGTSAEGNVQAKTGTLTGVISLAGYCSASNGHRLCFAIMNQGIQKGSDARAFQDKVCMILCD; encoded by the coding sequence ATGATAAAAAGACTGATTTTAGGCGTACTACTGTCAATATCGATGGTAGTCTCGGCACAAATTGATACGTTGTCGGTAGGGACGGACTCTATAGAACAGAGTTTGCCTTGGCCCCAGAAGATGCAGGTGCGACTCGACTCTTTGATGAATGATCCGATGCTTGACTATACCCAGCTGGGACTGATGGTGTGGGACCTGACCGACGACTGCCCGCTTTTTTCATATAACCAGCGCCAGTTGCTTCGACCGGCATCTACCATGAAACTACTCACTGCCATCACGGCTTTGGATTGCCTGGGAGGCAACTATCAGTTTCGTACCTCTTTATATTATACAGGCGAGATTGTAGGGCGTACCTTGAAAGGCGACCTCTACTGCGTGGGTGGAATGGATCCTGCATTCGATGGTGATGATATGTGGCGCTTTGCCCGTGCCTTGAAGGATTTGCAGATTGACACGATATGCGGTTGTATCATTGCTGACGTGACGATGAAGGATACGTTGAAATGGGGTGAAGGCTGGTGCTGGGACGATGATAACCCCACGCTGTCGCCTTTGCTGGTGAACCGCAAGGACGACTTTGTAAACCGACTGATCGTAGAACTGATGGAGGCCGATATTGCTTTTGAGGATGTTTCTCTCTCGCGTGGGAAACTGCCCTCAGACGCAAAGTTGGTAAGTGAGCGCAAACGTAGTATCGATCAGATACTGCAGCGCATGATGAAGGATAGTGATAATCTGTATGCCGAATCGGTGTTCTATCAGACGGCTGCCAGAAATCGCCTGCCTGGTCGTGCGCAGGATGCTGCACGTGCCGAGCGTGCGCTGTTGGAGCGAGCAGGTGTTAATTCGTCGGCCTACAGAATTGCCGATGGCAGTGGCCTGTCGCTCTATAACTATCTGTCGGCTGAGCTCGAAACTAAGATCTTGCGCTATGCCTTCCGCCACCAGTCTGTTTATAGTCATCTGCTTTATTCTTTGCCTATTGCTGGCGAGGATGGTACGCTGAAGAAGCGCATGAGGGGAACATCGGCCGAAGGTAATGTACAGGCTAAGACGGGCACCCTGACGGGTGTCATCTCGCTGGCAGGTTATTGCTCTGCATCCAATGGCCATCGTCTTTGCTTTGCCATCATGAATCAGGGCATACAAAAAGGCTCGGATGCCCGAGCCTTTCAAGATAAAGTTTGTATGATTCTTTGTGATTAG
- a CDS encoding porin family protein codes for MKKFLMAIVAVLFAAPSFAQLSSGGFSLNESTVYYGMRMGLNVSNLTGDTDGFSGSKAGLNLAGVVGIRVSDSTPIFLESGLYFTQRGAKKNKNTYANLNYLEIPVLLKYGIQATDEIAVLPFIGPTFSYGIGGKEKLGDGASKDDSFSNDIADFKRLDAGIKIGCGAEYNKLYLEMGYQFGITNIADWKIGADDASVHNGAFFVNLGVNF; via the coding sequence ATGAAAAAGTTTCTTATGGCTATCGTAGCCGTGCTGTTCGCAGCACCTTCGTTCGCTCAGCTCAGCAGCGGCGGTTTTTCACTCAATGAAAGCACTGTTTACTACGGCATGCGCATGGGTCTCAATGTTTCTAACCTGACTGGTGATACTGATGGCTTCAGTGGTTCAAAAGCAGGTCTGAACTTGGCTGGCGTTGTTGGTATCCGTGTGTCTGACTCTACTCCTATCTTCTTGGAGAGTGGTCTGTACTTCACACAGCGTGGTGCTAAGAAGAATAAAAATACATATGCCAACCTGAACTACCTCGAGATTCCCGTTCTGTTGAAGTATGGCATCCAGGCTACTGACGAGATTGCCGTTCTGCCTTTCATCGGTCCTACCTTCTCTTATGGTATTGGCGGTAAGGAGAAATTAGGTGATGGTGCAAGCAAAGATGACTCTTTCAGCAACGACATTGCAGACTTCAAGCGCCTTGACGCAGGCATTAAGATTGGTTGCGGTGCTGAATACAACAAGCTGTACCTGGAAATGGGCTATCAGTTTGGCATCACAAACATTGCCGACTGGAAGATTGGCGCTGACGATGCATCTGTTCACAATGGTGCTTTCTTCGTAAACCTTGGTGTGAACTTCTAA
- a CDS encoding phosphatidate cytidylyltransferase — MKNFIVRAITGVFFVAAIVVSFLNPLAMVFLFALITGMTIWEFCGLVNERPYVQVNQFISTVAGVYLFLAMAGHCSGFVNTDTVFIPYLITIIYLLIAELYLKAKDPINNWAYTMLPQLYIALPFSMLNVLAFPQAGSYSYVLPLSVFVFLWMNDTGAYLCGSLLGRHKLFPRVSPGKSWEGSIGGGLLVIGIAILVWHLLNTYVPEQANLTMWQWAGLGLTVVVFGTWGDLVESLFKRTLGIKDSGNILPGHGGMLDRFDSSLLAIPAAVVYLFTISLL, encoded by the coding sequence ATGAAGAACTTTATTGTAAGAGCCATTACAGGCGTCTTTTTCGTCGCCGCCATCGTGGTCAGTTTCCTGAACCCGCTGGCAATGGTCTTTTTGTTTGCCCTTATCACAGGAATGACCATTTGGGAGTTCTGCGGCCTGGTGAACGAACGACCATACGTACAGGTAAACCAGTTCATTTCTACGGTGGCTGGCGTATACTTGTTTCTGGCCATGGCAGGACATTGTAGCGGCTTTGTGAACACAGACACGGTGTTCATCCCCTATCTCATCACGATTATCTATCTACTCATTGCCGAGCTCTACCTGAAGGCCAAGGACCCCATCAACAACTGGGCATACACCATGTTGCCCCAGCTCTATATCGCCCTACCCTTCTCCATGCTCAACGTGCTGGCATTCCCACAGGCAGGCAGTTATTCGTATGTACTCCCCCTGAGCGTATTCGTATTCCTTTGGATGAACGACACAGGCGCTTACCTCTGCGGCTCACTACTGGGACGTCATAAGCTGTTCCCTCGTGTGTCGCCAGGCAAGTCATGGGAAGGCAGTATCGGTGGCGGACTCCTCGTGATTGGCATTGCCATCTTAGTGTGGCATCTATTGAACACCTACGTACCCGAGCAAGCCAACCTCACCATGTGGCAATGGGCAGGCCTGGGTCTCACCGTGGTGGTATTCGGCACCTGGGGCGATTTGGTAGAAAGTCTTTTCAAACGCACACTCGGCATCAAGGATAGTGGCAACATTCTGCCAGGCCATGGCGGCATGCTCGATCGCTTCGACTCGTCATTGTTGGCCATTCCCGCAGCTGTTGTCTATCTTTTTACCATTTCTTTACTGTAA
- the ftsH gene encoding ATP-dependent zinc metalloprotease FtsH, translating into MEQNQNNQQPKMPKFNMNWVYLLVIGALAFFYLTNGSSEIQKQKEASTGQASYSEFKNFVNNGYANRIVANKSTETLKMYVKPDSIQAVFHKTTALTGAEPYLSVEYGSNAKVEEFVDSARARGFFKGKFDYEHESSNGILNFIISSLLPIFFLVFLWMLFMRRMGGGGMGSGVFNVGKSKAKMYEKGGELGITFKDVAGQAGAKQEIQEIVEFLKNPQKYTDLGGKIPKGALLVGPPGTGKTLLAKAVAGEAGVPFFSMSGSDFVEMFVGVGASRVRDLFQQAKAKSPCIIFIDEIDAVGRARSKNPAMGGNDERENTLNALLTEMDGFGTNSGVIILAATNRVDMLDSALLRAGRFDRQIHVDLPDLNERKEVFMVHLKPLKLDETVDVDFLARQTPGFSGADIANVCNEAALIAARHDSPKVGKQDFLDAVDRIIGGLEKKTKVMTEAEKRSIAIHEAGHATISWFTEFANPLVKVSIVPRGQALGAAWYLPEERVLQTKEAMLDEMCSLLGGRAAEELFVGHISTGAMNDLERTTKQAYGMVAYAGMSEKLPNLCYYNNAEFQFQRPYSETTAKIMDDEVLKMVNEQYDRAKQILTEHAEGHAQLAQLLVEREVIFAEDVEKIFGKRPWTSRADELLEAQMRAEAEKMAEERTKQLEAKNNSLPENAGDEEPSETPEDNK; encoded by the coding sequence ATGGAACAGAATCAAAATAACCAGCAGCCCAAGATGCCCAAGTTCAACATGAACTGGGTATACCTCTTAGTGATTGGCGCCCTGGCATTCTTCTATCTGACCAACGGATCCAGCGAGATTCAGAAACAGAAAGAAGCATCCACAGGTCAAGCCTCATATAGCGAGTTCAAGAACTTTGTGAACAACGGCTATGCCAATCGCATCGTGGCCAACAAGAGTACCGAGACTCTGAAAATGTATGTGAAGCCCGACAGCATTCAGGCTGTATTCCATAAGACAACAGCACTGACTGGCGCAGAACCCTATTTGTCTGTAGAATATGGCAGTAACGCCAAGGTTGAGGAGTTTGTTGACTCTGCTCGCGCCCGTGGCTTCTTTAAAGGTAAGTTTGATTATGAGCACGAGAGCAGCAATGGTATTTTGAATTTCATCATTTCCAGTCTGCTGCCCATATTCTTCCTCGTATTCCTGTGGATGCTCTTCATGCGTCGCATGGGTGGCGGCGGCATGGGCAGCGGCGTCTTCAATGTTGGCAAGAGCAAGGCTAAAATGTATGAGAAGGGCGGCGAACTGGGCATCACATTCAAGGATGTGGCTGGTCAGGCTGGTGCCAAGCAAGAGATACAAGAGATTGTTGAGTTCCTGAAGAACCCACAGAAATACACTGACCTGGGTGGTAAGATTCCCAAGGGCGCCCTGCTGGTAGGCCCTCCTGGAACAGGTAAGACCCTTCTGGCCAAGGCTGTTGCCGGCGAGGCTGGTGTGCCCTTCTTCTCGATGAGTGGTTCCGACTTCGTTGAAATGTTCGTAGGTGTTGGTGCCAGTCGTGTGCGCGACCTGTTCCAGCAGGCCAAGGCAAAAAGTCCCTGCATCATCTTTATCGACGAGATCGACGCCGTGGGTCGTGCCCGTTCCAAGAATCCAGCCATGGGTGGCAACGATGAGCGCGAGAACACGCTGAACGCCCTGCTCACAGAGATGGACGGTTTTGGAACAAACAGCGGCGTTATTATCCTGGCCGCAACCAACCGCGTGGATATGCTCGACTCGGCCCTGTTGCGTGCAGGACGTTTCGATCGCCAGATACATGTTGACCTGCCCGACCTGAACGAACGCAAGGAAGTATTCATGGTGCACCTGAAGCCCCTGAAACTCGACGAGACCGTTGATGTTGACTTCCTGGCCCGCCAGACACCTGGTTTCTCAGGTGCCGACATTGCCAATGTTTGCAATGAGGCAGCACTGATTGCTGCCCGCCACGATAGTCCGAAGGTAGGAAAACAAGACTTCCTGGATGCTGTAGACCGCATCATTGGTGGTTTAGAGAAGAAGACCAAGGTGATGACCGAGGCCGAGAAGCGCTCGATAGCTATTCACGAGGCCGGCCACGCCACCATCTCATGGTTCACGGAGTTTGCCAATCCATTGGTGAAGGTGAGCATCGTGCCACGCGGACAGGCTCTTGGCGCTGCCTGGTACCTGCCAGAGGAGCGCGTGCTGCAGACCAAAGAGGCCATGCTCGACGAGATGTGCTCGCTGTTGGGTGGACGTGCCGCCGAGGAACTCTTCGTAGGCCATATCTCTACAGGCGCCATGAACGACCTGGAGCGTACCACGAAGCAGGCTTACGGCATGGTAGCCTATGCCGGCATGAGCGAGAAGCTACCCAACCTCTGTTACTATAACAATGCTGAGTTCCAGTTCCAGCGTCCTTACTCTGAGACCACCGCCAAGATCATGGACGACGAGGTTCTGAAGATGGTTAACGAGCAATATGACCGTGCCAAGCAGATTCTGACAGAACATGCAGAGGGTCATGCCCAGTTGGCACAGCTTCTGGTGGAACGTGAGGTTATCTTTGCAGAGGATGTAGAGAAGATCTTTGGAAAACGTCCCTGGACCAGTCGTGCCGACGAACTCCTGGAAGCCCAGATGCGTGCTGAAGCAGAGAAGATGGCCGAGGAACGTACCAAGCAGTTGGAGGCGAAGAACAACAGTCTTCCTGAGAACGCTGGAGACGAAGAACCTTCGGAGACACCAGAAGACAACAAATAA
- the rsfS gene encoding ribosome silencing factor — protein sequence MEQTESLVQTIIKGIQEKKGSQIVVADLSGIDGTICKNFVVCQGNSPAQVEAITESVADLARIELKEKPAHVVGLDNAQWVAMDYTDVMVHVFLPDVREYYDLEHLWEDAQVTYIPDLD from the coding sequence ATGGAACAAACAGAATCATTAGTTCAAACAATTATTAAGGGAATACAAGAAAAGAAAGGTAGTCAGATTGTAGTAGCCGACCTGAGTGGCATCGACGGAACCATCTGCAAGAACTTCGTTGTATGTCAAGGCAATTCGCCAGCGCAGGTAGAAGCCATCACAGAAAGTGTGGCCGATTTGGCACGCATAGAACTGAAAGAAAAGCCTGCTCATGTAGTAGGACTAGATAATGCCCAGTGGGTGGCGATGGACTATACCGATGTGATGGTCCACGTTTTTCTGCCCGATGTACGCGAGTATTATGACCTTGAGCATCTGTGGGAAGATGCCCAGGTGACCTATATCCCCGACTTAGACTAG